GTGTCATAAGAAAGAGTAGTAGCCGTGACCACCAAACTCCAGGTGCTATGGTGTCACAGAAACACGTTTACTCTTAACCTTCACGCTGTCTTCTAGAGGTAACATTTTCTGCCACTTCACATATGAAAACAAGCATCTCGGGTTTAGTCATATTTAAGAGGTCATACTTGGTACCAAAGGTACCAAGTTAGGATGTGTTAGGTTGTAATCTCCCCGCTGATGAGGTGATATTAGAGGGAATTAGGAAACCTGCAGAGTCTTGCTGGGTGGGTAAGATTAGATGTACAGAACAAGATTATGGTCTGAGAAACTCTGAAAAGCATATGCAGAGGTGTGGAACAAAGGGTCACTGGATCTCATGTGACAGGCGGATGTCACTTAACATTGTGCTGATGGCACGGGCTCTAATCACACTGGCTTTCAATGTCAGAAACCAAACTTGAATATTTTCTACATTTCTGGaaattttcatcaaaataaaactaagaacatATATGAATAGGCTATATTggtattgaataaaaaaataaggtttCTGAAAGAATCATTTATAAATTCCATATAAAGCCAGTAACTAAGAGAAGAACTGATACTGAACAAAAACTTCCTGTCCTTTCATATcctattttaaaatagcaaaattaaataaaatatactattcaTCTGTTATAAAACTTAacaatatcaaaaacaaacacatggcAGATTATTTTTGACTAATACCTTTTTCTCCTATTCTTAACCAAATCTAGAATTTTTGCTGCATATATAGTGACCTACCTATATTTCTCCTGCCCTCTGCATGTGCCACCTCCTGGTCATAGTCCTCAGATGCATGACATATCCTTACTCTTTATCTCCTTCTCAGTGCTGACCCAGCTGGCTGCCAACCAGAACAAGCACCTTAGACCCATTTACAGAAGCCATTTCTGGCCCTATTTCtagatgagaaaggaaaaggaagagaaagagaggacaaggcccagtgctgggcatggtgacaggGTGGCACGTACCTATCTGCTGTAGTGACAGGATTGCTTCGGCTCGGGGATTTAAGACAAACTGGGTAGATAACAGAGTGAGAGTAGAGCATGACAACAAAGCCCTCTTGTTTTCTAATATCATTGTATTGCTGGCTTTGTCAGAGGTCAGACTATTCCAGTAATATAATCACGACACTACACAAAACCTTTGTAACAGTTTCACTTACATCCCATTTGAATATTGATTAAACCATTTCAGACCTAACAGAAATGTAGTTCTTGGTCCCAAATACAGACTCCGCCATTTTCTCCTAGGCAAGTGACTAAAAAAGATAGGAGCATTTATTTGAGCCATAGCACACATGGGAAAGTCAAAAGGCCAGCTCACCAGAGTTCATTCTCTTTTTTCCACTGCGTGGGTCCTGGGGACCACACTTGAGTCATTGGGCTTGCCTGCAGGTGCCAATATCCAATGAGCCATCGCACCGAGctttaaaatttgtctttttttttttttttttttttttttttttttttttttttgagatagaatatCACTATATCCcccaggcaggcctggaactaACTACTATAACCCAGGATTGCCTGAAGTCACatggatctgcctgcctctgactccctggTGCTGGAGATAAAGTTATATGCCACCAACACCCACCCATCTCTAGGCAAGTAACTGTAATTAAATCTCTTTATCTTTGAATGTATAACCATACAATTAGTCATCAGACTTTTTGTAATGCCATAAAAAGCATACCATAAAAACTACTCATCCTGAAACAACTATATTATGGTCGATAATAGGCAGTATTGTTATGGTGACCTAAACTCCTACCTACCCTTAGTCCCCAGAACTTGTCATTATGATTACACCTATGTTTAAAAATGGGTTTCatctacaagaaaaaaaagggaagaacCTGACCTAATCATTTGAGTCCTTGGGGTAGGGATGCTGCCACACCTGTGTCTATATCCATGTCCTTAATGAACTCAGAGACAAACAGGACTGACAGGAAATGGGAGCCTTAATCCTAATGCAAATATGCAAGAATTAAATTCTGCCAACTTGATGAATCTAAAAAAGGATTCTCCCCCTAAAACTTCAGAAAGTTACTCGTAACAGAAACCCTCATCTCTCCTTTTGCGCTCCCGTGAAGGGTAAGCAGTTAAGCTCACTCAGACTTCAGATCTACAGAAACTCAAAGTCTGTGTTCCTTTAACCGCTAAACTCATTGTCTGCTCTAACAGCAATAGGAAACTAATGCAAGCATGCCAGGCAAGCTATTCTCATTACACCTCCTTGTCACTTAATAGACCCCACAAGGCAGACAACAAGAGTACTAATTCTATGCCTGCTGTAGGGCTTAGCCCCTGCAAGGTTAAGCAGATTACAGATTCTTTAAGAGTTGTCTTAAGTTTTCAACCATATAAACTAAGTTAAATGATTCCAATAACGTTAAGAAAACAATGACAATTGACTTTCTGAAAGCAAGGTGATGTGAACGTGAAAGAGGTGGGAAAAGAGAACCAGGAAGTAAACACAGTCACATACCAGTAAACCAAGATGAAGTGCTCAGGGCTTCCAGGAGCCTGCTTGAACAATTCTGATTGGAAACCACAGGGAACCTGAACTGGCCAAGCCTggtgactgtgggaaggaagaaatgggctCAGTAAAGatcaggaaaggagagaggggtggTGAAGAAGCTGGAAACCCACAGAGAACGGACATCTGCTAGACCTCAAGTTTAAATCACTATAGAGCTAGCTATGTACTAGGCAGCCGATTAGATGGACCCAAGGGGCACAGGAAACCTTCCGGTGCCCGCAGCGCGgctgcagcagaagcagaaagtaaTAAAGTTCAGAAACTCCTCCCACCAAAACAAGGGCAGCTTGTCACCGAGGATGAGGACAAGGGAAGAAAACCAAGAAACATGCACACGCAAAACCAACCAATCGGTCGAGCACCCCGACACTCTAGTAAGGCCGGCGCAATTGGGGGTCGGGGAGTACCCTAAACCAGAAGGGCAAGATGCTCGGGGGACACCACACCCGCGCCAGACGAGGCGCCTGGGCACACAGCCCGACTACACTCTGCTCGGCTCTGCGCTCCTGCAATACCCCTCGACCCCTCGCCgtgtgggaggggaaggagagcgAGCAGCCGGCCCCAGAATCCTCACCTCCCGCACCCGCTTCGTTCTCTGCGTCCAGCCACCAGCCCAGTCGGCCTGCTAGCCCTGGGTTGCCCAGAAGCCGGACTAGAACGGAAAGCCGCGAGGGTCCCGCCCTGCGCGCGTCGGGGAACGGGATTGGACGGCAAGCCGCGAGGGTCCCACCCCGCGCTGGAAGGGGTGGGCTGTCGAGGCTTGCTGGTCCCGCCCCCTCCGGCTTCCCCGGCTCCGGCTGCGACCCTGGCTGCCGACCCCCCGAACGCGAACAGAAAATCGGATTAGCGCTCTGCAGACGCGGCTACAACAGCTTCCGTCCGGATGCTGCGGGAGATTGGCCTCGGTCCAGAGATGTAGGCGGCTCTGCCCACGCTTGGGCACAGCCCTATGATTGGGTGAGGAGGCCCGcggctcagcctgcttttcacCAAACTCTTAGGGGCTTGGCTCTGTGCTCTTTCTTCCCAGCGCTCCCCCCTTGCGATCGCGAGCCTCCTTTGCATGGCCCAAGCAAGAATTTATACTAGAGTTGTACtgagacattttattttgtctaCCCCGTGTGCTGGCAAGAAAATAGCAGGCGAATGGATCCGGTTTGGCCTCGTCGCCTATTTGAGACTAACATTTTGGCCAGCTCCCAGCCCTCTGGGGCAAGCCCTTGGAGTCTCTAGGAAAATTCAAGCTTCAAACTTTGGTCTTGCCTGAATTTTTATCAGTCCAAAAAGTAGCATTTTTAGTCCAGGAAGCTAGAAGTTCTAGAGGAAGACTCTGAGGTCAATTTCGTTTCACAGGTCAATGCATTTACCCCCTGAAATAAATTGTTACAATTTTAAGCTTATATACACTTTATGTGTACTTCTGTTTGATTTTCGTGGAAGGAAACATATTTTACATGCTCATGCGTAGTTATTCGACACACTTTAAAGACTTCATTTCAAATTAGTATATTAAAAACTGCTGTCTTTCTGAAATCCTTTTGATAGTAAAGTCTGCCCTGAACTGAGTTGAGGCTGTGTCGTTGAAGGACTTGGTGTGAATAGTCTTGAATTTCCTGCAGAATTACTAATGTGTTTCATGACTGTACAGCTTGCTGGAGGTGTTCCATTATCAAGCTGAATGATCTCTCCAAGCTTATCAAGGTGACTGtgcaaaaaacccaaacaaacaaacaaaaaaacttttttttccccgtcTTAGTATGTAAGTGTTCCATTCTGGATAACGTTATCCTGCATTGTCTTtcctttttagttaaaaaaaaaaaaaaggcacctcTTTAAAAGTTTATGCATGTTGAATGTTTGCAAAGAATTGAGGATCACTCACCTTCACTATTTTTGTGAGTTTGGTAATGGGACCAACCCAGGCCTTATACAGggtctctaccactgagcccctTCCCAGAACTGCCGCTCGTTTCTTTTCCTGGTTCATTAGGCAGTAACGGTGTTTCTATGAAGACTGTAGCttctcagaaagagaaaactgtGGGACTGAAGAAAATGAGTGGAGCATGGAGTATGTGAGAAAAATGACCATCTATGTAAAAACATAGATAAGCAGAGTCCTTAAAATGTTTTCTACTAAATGTATAATT
The DNA window shown above is from Arvicanthis niloticus isolate mArvNil1 chromosome 15, mArvNil1.pat.X, whole genome shotgun sequence and carries:
- the LOC143434435 gene encoding uncharacterized protein LOC143434435 isoform X1 — translated: MLGGHHTRARRGAWAHSPTTLCSALRSCNTPRPLAVWEGKESEQPAPESSPPAPASFSASSHQPSRPASPGLPRSRTRTESREGPALRASGNGIGRQAARVPPRAGRGGLSRLAGPAPSGFPGSGCDPGCRPPEREQKIGLALCRRGYNSFRPDAAGDWPRSRDVGGSAHAWAQPYDWDQHHAMLPERRQTLGPKQFS
- the LOC143434435 gene encoding uncharacterized protein LOC143434435 isoform X2; the protein is MLGGHHTRARRGAWAHSPTTLCSALRSCNTPRPLAVWEGKESEQPAPESSPPAPASFSASSHQPSRPASPGLPRSRTRTESREGPALRASGNGIGRQAARVPPRAGRGGLSRLAGPAPSGFPGSGCDPGCRPPEREQKIGLALCRRGYNSFRPDAAGDWPRSRDVGGSAHAWAQPYDWACRVDSRE
- the LOC143434435 gene encoding uncharacterized protein LOC143434435 isoform X3, translating into MLGGHHTRARRGAWAHSPTTLCSALRSCNTPRPLAVWEGKESEQPAPESSPPAPASFSASSHQPSRPASPGLPRSRTRTESREGPALRASGNGIGRQAARVPPRAGRGGLSRLAGPAPSGFPGSGCDPGCRPPEREQKIGLALCRRGYNSFRPDAAGDWPRSRDVGGSAHAWAQPYDWVK